One segment of Acidovorax sp. DW039 DNA contains the following:
- a CDS encoding aldose epimerase family protein: MAYTLSRDAFQQELHGQRTDLYTLRGAGGLQVAVSNYGARLVQLAVPDGQGGLVDVTLGYPSLQGYLDGQLSMGAFIGRWAGRLRTGQLRMPGGCTLQLPTNSGPHHHHGGPLGCRFQVFAVQAVQPDAITLTHTFRTEDDGVPGTVRLTLHLHAAPDNALHMAWSAEVADAPSVFNPTGHAFFNLAGVGSTHGHTLQVPASRYVPLAADVCPLGTLESVADTPFDFRQPRSVGDAAAQPHEQLARAGGLDHYLVLDDAPQSSQAWGAAPASPVTPAGLRPVAQLADPASGRSMQVWSTAPGVQVYAGHGLKADPVRDLGRASQGQGDWLWQPGDGICLEPMEYPDAPNHPAFPVRWWLPGEVVRGAIVYRFGV; encoded by the coding sequence ATGGCTTACACACTTTCACGCGACGCGTTTCAACAAGAGCTGCACGGCCAGCGCACCGACCTGTACACCCTGCGCGGTGCGGGCGGCCTGCAGGTGGCCGTCAGCAACTACGGCGCGCGCCTGGTGCAGCTGGCCGTACCCGACGGGCAAGGCGGCCTGGTGGATGTCACCCTCGGCTATCCCAGCCTGCAGGGCTATCTGGACGGGCAGCTTTCCATGGGGGCCTTCATTGGCCGCTGGGCGGGGCGCCTGCGCACCGGGCAATTGCGCATGCCCGGCGGTTGCACGCTGCAGTTGCCCACCAACAGCGGGCCGCACCACCACCACGGCGGGCCGCTGGGCTGCCGCTTTCAGGTGTTTGCCGTGCAGGCCGTGCAGCCCGATGCCATCACACTGACCCACACCTTCCGCACCGAAGATGACGGGGTGCCCGGCACCGTGCGGCTCACGCTGCACCTGCACGCAGCGCCAGACAATGCCTTGCACATGGCCTGGTCTGCCGAGGTGGCCGATGCTCCCTCCGTGTTCAACCCCACGGGCCACGCATTCTTCAACTTGGCTGGGGTGGGCAGCACCCATGGCCACACGCTGCAGGTGCCAGCAAGCCGCTACGTGCCGCTGGCTGCCGATGTGTGCCCGCTGGGCACGCTGGAATCTGTGGCCGATACGCCCTTTGATTTTCGCCAACCCCGCAGCGTGGGCGACGCCGCAGCCCAGCCGCATGAGCAACTGGCGCGTGCAGGCGGTCTGGACCACTACCTGGTGCTGGACGATGCGCCGCAGTCCTCACAAGCCTGGGGTGCGGCTCCGGCCTCACCCGTCACGCCTGCGGGCCTGCGCCCCGTGGCGCAGCTGGCCGACCCTGCCAGTGGCCGCAGCATGCAGGTGTGGAGCACAGCCCCCGGTGTGCAGGTGTATGCAGGGCATGGCCTCAAGGCCGACCCGGTACGCGACTTGGGGCGCGCCAGCCAGGGGCAGGGCGACTGGTTGTGGCAGCCTGGCGACGGCATTTGCCTGGAGCCCATGGAATACCCAGACGCCCCCAACCACCCCGCGTTTCCCGTGCGCTGGTGGCTGCCGGGCGAAGTGGTGCGCGGGGCCATCGTGTACCGGTTTGGTGTCTGA